In Vicugna pacos chromosome 10, VicPac4, whole genome shotgun sequence, the following proteins share a genomic window:
- the LTBP3 gene encoding latent-transforming growth factor beta-binding protein 3 isoform X1, whose translation MPGPRGAAGGLAPEMRGAGAAGLLALLLLLLLGPGGGAKGGPAGERGAGGGGALARERFKVVFAPVICKRTCLKGQCRDSCQQGSNMTLIGENGHSTDTLTGSGFRVVVCPLPCMNGGQCSSRNQCLCPPDFTGRFCQVPAGGAGGGTGGSGPGLGRAGALSTGALPPLAPEGESVASKHAIYAVQVIADPPGPGEGPPAQHAAFLVPLGPGQISAEVQAPPPVVNVRVHHPPEASVQVHRIEGPNAEGPAPSQHLLPHPKPPHPRPPTQKPLGRCFQDTLPKQPCGSNPLPGLTKQEDCCGSIGTAWGQSKCHKCPQLQYTGVQKPGPVRGEVGADCPQGYKRLNSTHCQDINECAMPGMCRHGDCLNNPGSYRCVCPPGHSLGPSRTQCIADKPEEKSLCFRLVSPEHQCQHPLTTRLTRQLCCCSVGKAWGARCQRCPADGTAAFKEICPAGKGYHILTSHQTLTIQGESDFSLFLHPDGPPKPQQLPETPSRAPPPEDTEEERGPVVEEQSAQQSHPTVTTSPARPYPELISRPSPPWFLPDLLPSRSAVEIAPTQVTETDECRLNQNICGHGECVPGPSDYSCHCNPGYRSHPQHRYCVDVNECEAEPCGAGRGICMNTGGSYNCHCNRGYRLHVSAGGRSCVDLNECTKPHLCGDGGFCINFPGHYKCNCYPGYRLKASRPPVCEDIDECRDPSSCPDSKCENKPGSFKCIACLPGYRSQGGGACRDVNECAEGSPCSPGWCENLPGSFRCTCAQGYAPAPDGRSCLDVDECEAGDVCDNGICTNTPGSFQCQCLSGYHLSRDRSRCEDIDECDFPAACIGGDCINTNGSYRCLCPQGHRLVGGRKCQDIDECSQDPGLCLPHGACENLQGSYVCVCDEGFTPTQDQHGCEEVEQPHHKKECYLNFDDTVFCDSVLATNVTQQECCCSLGAGWGDHCEIYPCPVYSSAEFHSLCPDGKGYTQDNNIVNYGIPAHRDIDECILFGAEICKEGKCVNTQPGYECYCKQGFYYDGNLLECVDVDECLDESNCRNGVCENTRGGYRCACTPPAEYSPAQRQCLSPEEMDVDECQDPAACRPGRCVNLPGSYRCECRLPWVPGPSGRDCQLPESPAERAPERRDVCWGQRGEDGMCAGPLAGPALTFDDCCCRQGRGWGAQCRPCPPRGAGSQCPTSQSESNSFWDASPLLLGKPPREEDSSEEDSDECRCVSGRCVPRPGGAVCECPGGFQLDASRARCVDIDECRELNQRGLLCKSERCVNTSGSFRCVCKAGFARSRPHGACVPQRRR comes from the exons tgGTGTGCCCTCTGCCCTGCATGAACGGCGGCCAATGCTCCTCCCGAAACCAGTGCCTGTGTCCCCCGGACTTCACGGGTCGCTTCTGCCAGGTGCCTGCTGGAGGAGCTGGTGGAGGCACTGGCGGCTCAGGCCCTGGGcttggcagggctggggccctgTCCACAGGTGCGCTGCCGCCCTTGGCTCCAGAGGGCGAGTCTGTGGCCAGCAAGCACGCCATCTACGCGGTCCAGGTGATCGCCGATCCgccggggcctggggaggggcccccTGCCCAGCATGCAGCCTTCCTGGTGCCCCTCGGGCCAGGACAGATCTCAGCGGAAG TGCAGGCCCCGCCCCCTGTGGTGAACGTGCGTGTCCACCACCCGCCGGAGGCCTCAGTCCAAGTGCACCGCATCGAGGGGCCCAACGCCGAGGGTCCGGCCCCATCCCAGCACCTGCTGCCGCACCCCAAGCCCCCGCATCCCCGGCCACCCACCCAGAAGCCCCTGGGCCGCTGCTTCCAGGATACGCTGCCCAAGCAGCCT TGTGGCAGCAATCCCCTCCCCGGCCTCACCAAGCAGGAAGACTGCTGTGGAAGCATCGGCACTGCCTGGGGCCAGAGCAAGTGCCACAAGTGCCCCCAGCTGCAGT ACACAGGGGTGCAGAAGCCAGGGCCTGTACGTGGGGAGGTGGGCGCCGACTGCCCCCAGGGCTACAAGAGGCTCAACAGCACACATTGCCAGG ACATCAACGAGTGCGCGATGCCAGGCATGTGTCGCCATGGTGACTGCCTCAACAACCCTGGTTCCTATCGCTGTGTCTGCCCACCGGGCCATAGCTTGGGCCCCTCCCGCACGCAGTGCATTG CAGACAAGCCGGAGGAGAAGAGCCTATGCTTCCGCCTGGTGAGCCCTGAGCACCAGTGCCAACACCCACTGACCACGCGCCTCACCCGCCAACTCTGCTGCTGCAGCGTCGGCAAGGCCTGGGGCGCAAGGTGCCAGCGCTGCCCAGCTGATGGCACTG CTGCCTTCAAGGAGATCTGTCCAGCTGGGAAGGGATACCACATCCTCACCTCCCACCAGACGCTCACCATTCAGGGCGAAAGTGACTTTTCCCTTTTCCTGCACCCTGACGGGCCACCCAAGCCCCAGCAGCTCCCTGAGACCCCCAGCCGGGCACCACCacctgaggacacagaggaagagagagg GCCAGTGGTGGAAGAGCAGTCAGCGCAGCAGAGCCACCCAACGGTCACCACATCTCCTGCCCGGCCCTACCCCG AGCTGATCTCCCGGCCCTCGCCGCCGTGGTTCCTGCCTGACTTGCTCCCGTCCCGCAGTGCGGTGGAGATCGCCCCTACTCAGGTCACAG AGACGGACGAGTGCAGACTGAACCAGAACATCTGTGGCCACGGAGAGTGCGTCCCGGGCCCCTCGGACTATTCCTGCCATTGCAACCCAGGCTACCGGTCGCATCCGCAGCACCGCTACTGCGTGG ACGTGAACGAGTGCGAGGCGGAGCCGTGTGGCGCCGGGAGGGGCATCTGCATGAACACCGGTGGCTCCTACAACTGTCACTGCAACCGCGGCTACCGCCTGCACGTCAGCGCGGGGGGGCGTTCGTGCGTGG ACCTGAACGAGTGCACCAAGCCCCACCTGTGCGGCGACGGCGGTTTCTGCATCAACTTTCCCGGTCACTACAAGTGCAACTGCTACCCAGGCTACCGGCTCAAAGCCTCCAGACCGCCTGTGTGTGAAG ACATCGACGAGTGCCGAGATCCTAGCTCCTGCCCGGATAGCAAATGCGAGAACAAACCTGGGAGCTTCAAGTGCATTGCCTGTCTGCCCGGCTACCGCAgccaggggggcggggcctgCCGCG ACGTGAACGAATGCGCCGAGGGCAGCCCTTGCTCGCCCGGCTGGTGCGAGAACCTCCCAGGCTCCTTCCGCTGCACGTGCGCGCAGGGCTATGCACCAGCTCCGGACGGCCGCAGTTGCCTGG ATGTGGACGAGTGTGAGGCTGGGGACGTGTGTGACAATGGCATCTGCACCAACACGCCAGGCTCGTTCCAGTGTCAGTGCCTCTCTGGCTACCATCTGTCAAGAGACCGAAGCCGCTGTGAGG ACATCGATGAGTGTGACTTCCCTGCAGCCTGCATTGGGGGTGACTGCATCAACACCAATGGCTCCTACCGATGTCTCTGTCCCCAGGGACATCGGCTGGTAGGCGGCAGGAAGTGCCAAG ATATAGATGAGTGCAGCCAGGACCCCGGCCTGTGCCTTCCCCACGGGGCCTGCGAGAACCTGCAGGGTTCCTACGTTTGTGTCTGCGATGAGGGCTTCACACCCACCCAGGACCAGCACGGCTGTGAGG AGGTGGAGCAGCCCCACCACAAGAAGGAGTGCTACCTTAACTTTGATGACACCGTGTTCTGCGACAGTGTACTGGCCACCAATGTCACCCAGCAGGAGTGCTGTTGCTCGCTGGGGGCTGGCTGGGGAGACCACTGCGAGATCTATCCCTGCCCAGTCTACAGCTCAG CTGAGTTCCACAGCCTCTGCCCAGACGGGAAGGGCTACACCCAAGACAACAACATTGTCAACTATGGCATTCCAGCCCACCGTG ACATCGACGAATGCATATTGTTCGGGGCGGAGATCTGCAAGGAGGGCAAGTGCGTGAATACGCAGCCCGGCTACGAGTGCTATTGCAAGCAAGGCTTCTACTACGATGGGAACCTGCTGGAATGCGTGG ACGTGGATGAGTGCTTGGACGAGTCCAACTGCCGAAACGGAGTGTGTGAGAACACGCGCGGCGGCTACCGCTGCGCCTGCACACCCCCGGCCGAGTACAGCCCGGCGCAGCGCCAGTGCCTGAGCCCAGAGGAGATGG ACGTGGACGAGTGCCAGGACCCCGCAGCCTGCCGCCCTGGCCGCTGCGTCAACCTGCCGGGCTCCTACCGCTGCGAGTGCCGCCTGCCCTGGGTACCCGGGCCCTCTGGGCGCGACTGCCAGCTCCCTGAGAGCCCGGCCG AGCGTGCCCCGGAGCGGCGGGACGTGTGCTGGGGCCAGCGCGGAGAGGATGGCATGTGTGCGGGTCCCCTGGCCGGGCCCGCCCTCACCTTCGACGACTGCTGCTGTCGCCAGGGCCGAGGTTGGGGAGCCCAGTGCCGCCCGTGCCCGCCGCGTGGCGCCG GGTCCCAGTGCCCGACGTCGCAGAGTGAGAGCAATTCCTTCTGGGACGCGAGCCCGTTGCTGCTGGGGAAGCCCCCACGAG AAGAGGACAGCTCAGAGGAGGATTCGGACGAGTGCCGCTGCGTGAGTGGCCGCTGCGTGCCGCGGCCGGGCGGCGCAGTGTGCGAGTGTCCCGGCGGCTTCCAGCTGGACGCCTCCCGCGCGCGCTGCGTCG ACATCGACGAGTGCCGAGAGCTGAACCAGCGCGGGCTACTGTGCAAGAGCGAGCGCTGCGTGAACACTAGCGGTTCCTTCCGCTGCGTCTGCAAAGCTGGCTTCGCGCGCAGCCGCCCGCATGGGGCCTGCGTGCCCCAGCGCCGCCGCTGA
- the LTBP3 gene encoding latent-transforming growth factor beta-binding protein 3 isoform X2 has translation MPGPRGAAGGLAPEMRGAGAAGLLALLLLLLLGPGGGAKGGPAGERGAGGGGALARERFKVVFAPVICKRTCLKGQCRDSCQQGSNMTLIGENGHSTDTLTGSGFRVVVCPLPCMNGGQCSSRNQCLCPPDFTGRFCQVPAGGAGGGTGGSGPGLGRAGALSTGALPPLAPEGESVASKHAIYAVQVIADPPGPGEGPPAQHAAFLVPLGPGQISAEVQAPPPVVNVRVHHPPEASVQVHRIEGPNAEGPAPSQHLLPHPKPPHPRPPTQKPLGRCFQDTLPKQPCGSNPLPGLTKQEDCCGSIGTAWGQSKCHKCPQLQYTGVQKPGPVRGEVGADCPQGYKRLNSTHCQDINECAMPGMCRHGDCLNNPGSYRCVCPPGHSLGPSRTQCIADKPEEKSLCFRLVSPEHQCQHPLTTRLTRQLCCCSVGKAWGARCQRCPADGTAAFKEICPAGKGYHILTSHQTLTIQGESDFSLFLHPDGPPKPQQLPETPSRAPPPEDTEEERGVSTDSPVVEEQSAQQSHPTVTTSPARPYPELISRPSPPWFLPDLLPSRSAVEIAPTQVTETDECRLNQNICGHGECVPGPSDYSCHCNPGYRSHPQHRYCVDVNECEAEPCGAGRGICMNTGGSYNCHCNRGYRLHVSAGGRSCVDLNECTKPHLCGDGGFCINFPGHYKCNCYPGYRLKASRPPVCEDIDECRDPSSCPDSKCENKPGSFKCIACLPGYRSQGGGACRDVNECAEGSPCSPGWCENLPGSFRCTCAQGYAPAPDGRSCLDVDECEAGDVCDNGICTNTPGSFQCQCLSGYHLSRDRSRCEDIDECDFPAACIGGDCINTNGSYRCLCPQGHRLVGGRKCQDIDECSQDPGLCLPHGACENLQGSYVCVCDEGFTPTQDQHGCEEVEQPHHKKECYLNFDDTVFCDSVLATNVTQQECCCSLGAGWGDHCEIYPCPVYSSAEFHSLCPDGKGYTQDNNIVNYGIPAHRDIDECILFGAEICKEGKCVNTQPGYECYCKQGFYYDGNLLECVDVDECLDESNCRNGVCENTRGGYRCACTPPAEYSPAQRQCLSPEEMDVDECQDPAACRPGRCVNLPGSYRCECRLPWVPGPSGRDCQLPESPAERAPERRDVCWGQRGEDGMCAGPLAGPALTFDDCCCRQGRGWGAQCRPCPPRGAGSQCPTSQSESNSFWDASPLLLGKPPREEDSSEEDSDECRCVSGRCVPRPGGAVCECPGGFQLDASRARCVDIDECRELNQRGLLCKSERCVNTSGSFRCVCKAGFARSRPHGACVPQRRR, from the exons tgGTGTGCCCTCTGCCCTGCATGAACGGCGGCCAATGCTCCTCCCGAAACCAGTGCCTGTGTCCCCCGGACTTCACGGGTCGCTTCTGCCAGGTGCCTGCTGGAGGAGCTGGTGGAGGCACTGGCGGCTCAGGCCCTGGGcttggcagggctggggccctgTCCACAGGTGCGCTGCCGCCCTTGGCTCCAGAGGGCGAGTCTGTGGCCAGCAAGCACGCCATCTACGCGGTCCAGGTGATCGCCGATCCgccggggcctggggaggggcccccTGCCCAGCATGCAGCCTTCCTGGTGCCCCTCGGGCCAGGACAGATCTCAGCGGAAG TGCAGGCCCCGCCCCCTGTGGTGAACGTGCGTGTCCACCACCCGCCGGAGGCCTCAGTCCAAGTGCACCGCATCGAGGGGCCCAACGCCGAGGGTCCGGCCCCATCCCAGCACCTGCTGCCGCACCCCAAGCCCCCGCATCCCCGGCCACCCACCCAGAAGCCCCTGGGCCGCTGCTTCCAGGATACGCTGCCCAAGCAGCCT TGTGGCAGCAATCCCCTCCCCGGCCTCACCAAGCAGGAAGACTGCTGTGGAAGCATCGGCACTGCCTGGGGCCAGAGCAAGTGCCACAAGTGCCCCCAGCTGCAGT ACACAGGGGTGCAGAAGCCAGGGCCTGTACGTGGGGAGGTGGGCGCCGACTGCCCCCAGGGCTACAAGAGGCTCAACAGCACACATTGCCAGG ACATCAACGAGTGCGCGATGCCAGGCATGTGTCGCCATGGTGACTGCCTCAACAACCCTGGTTCCTATCGCTGTGTCTGCCCACCGGGCCATAGCTTGGGCCCCTCCCGCACGCAGTGCATTG CAGACAAGCCGGAGGAGAAGAGCCTATGCTTCCGCCTGGTGAGCCCTGAGCACCAGTGCCAACACCCACTGACCACGCGCCTCACCCGCCAACTCTGCTGCTGCAGCGTCGGCAAGGCCTGGGGCGCAAGGTGCCAGCGCTGCCCAGCTGATGGCACTG CTGCCTTCAAGGAGATCTGTCCAGCTGGGAAGGGATACCACATCCTCACCTCCCACCAGACGCTCACCATTCAGGGCGAAAGTGACTTTTCCCTTTTCCTGCACCCTGACGGGCCACCCAAGCCCCAGCAGCTCCCTGAGACCCCCAGCCGGGCACCACCacctgaggacacagaggaagagagag GGGTGAGCACAGACTCA CCAGTGGTGGAAGAGCAGTCAGCGCAGCAGAGCCACCCAACGGTCACCACATCTCCTGCCCGGCCCTACCCCG AGCTGATCTCCCGGCCCTCGCCGCCGTGGTTCCTGCCTGACTTGCTCCCGTCCCGCAGTGCGGTGGAGATCGCCCCTACTCAGGTCACAG AGACGGACGAGTGCAGACTGAACCAGAACATCTGTGGCCACGGAGAGTGCGTCCCGGGCCCCTCGGACTATTCCTGCCATTGCAACCCAGGCTACCGGTCGCATCCGCAGCACCGCTACTGCGTGG ACGTGAACGAGTGCGAGGCGGAGCCGTGTGGCGCCGGGAGGGGCATCTGCATGAACACCGGTGGCTCCTACAACTGTCACTGCAACCGCGGCTACCGCCTGCACGTCAGCGCGGGGGGGCGTTCGTGCGTGG ACCTGAACGAGTGCACCAAGCCCCACCTGTGCGGCGACGGCGGTTTCTGCATCAACTTTCCCGGTCACTACAAGTGCAACTGCTACCCAGGCTACCGGCTCAAAGCCTCCAGACCGCCTGTGTGTGAAG ACATCGACGAGTGCCGAGATCCTAGCTCCTGCCCGGATAGCAAATGCGAGAACAAACCTGGGAGCTTCAAGTGCATTGCCTGTCTGCCCGGCTACCGCAgccaggggggcggggcctgCCGCG ACGTGAACGAATGCGCCGAGGGCAGCCCTTGCTCGCCCGGCTGGTGCGAGAACCTCCCAGGCTCCTTCCGCTGCACGTGCGCGCAGGGCTATGCACCAGCTCCGGACGGCCGCAGTTGCCTGG ATGTGGACGAGTGTGAGGCTGGGGACGTGTGTGACAATGGCATCTGCACCAACACGCCAGGCTCGTTCCAGTGTCAGTGCCTCTCTGGCTACCATCTGTCAAGAGACCGAAGCCGCTGTGAGG ACATCGATGAGTGTGACTTCCCTGCAGCCTGCATTGGGGGTGACTGCATCAACACCAATGGCTCCTACCGATGTCTCTGTCCCCAGGGACATCGGCTGGTAGGCGGCAGGAAGTGCCAAG ATATAGATGAGTGCAGCCAGGACCCCGGCCTGTGCCTTCCCCACGGGGCCTGCGAGAACCTGCAGGGTTCCTACGTTTGTGTCTGCGATGAGGGCTTCACACCCACCCAGGACCAGCACGGCTGTGAGG AGGTGGAGCAGCCCCACCACAAGAAGGAGTGCTACCTTAACTTTGATGACACCGTGTTCTGCGACAGTGTACTGGCCACCAATGTCACCCAGCAGGAGTGCTGTTGCTCGCTGGGGGCTGGCTGGGGAGACCACTGCGAGATCTATCCCTGCCCAGTCTACAGCTCAG CTGAGTTCCACAGCCTCTGCCCAGACGGGAAGGGCTACACCCAAGACAACAACATTGTCAACTATGGCATTCCAGCCCACCGTG ACATCGACGAATGCATATTGTTCGGGGCGGAGATCTGCAAGGAGGGCAAGTGCGTGAATACGCAGCCCGGCTACGAGTGCTATTGCAAGCAAGGCTTCTACTACGATGGGAACCTGCTGGAATGCGTGG ACGTGGATGAGTGCTTGGACGAGTCCAACTGCCGAAACGGAGTGTGTGAGAACACGCGCGGCGGCTACCGCTGCGCCTGCACACCCCCGGCCGAGTACAGCCCGGCGCAGCGCCAGTGCCTGAGCCCAGAGGAGATGG ACGTGGACGAGTGCCAGGACCCCGCAGCCTGCCGCCCTGGCCGCTGCGTCAACCTGCCGGGCTCCTACCGCTGCGAGTGCCGCCTGCCCTGGGTACCCGGGCCCTCTGGGCGCGACTGCCAGCTCCCTGAGAGCCCGGCCG AGCGTGCCCCGGAGCGGCGGGACGTGTGCTGGGGCCAGCGCGGAGAGGATGGCATGTGTGCGGGTCCCCTGGCCGGGCCCGCCCTCACCTTCGACGACTGCTGCTGTCGCCAGGGCCGAGGTTGGGGAGCCCAGTGCCGCCCGTGCCCGCCGCGTGGCGCCG GGTCCCAGTGCCCGACGTCGCAGAGTGAGAGCAATTCCTTCTGGGACGCGAGCCCGTTGCTGCTGGGGAAGCCCCCACGAG AAGAGGACAGCTCAGAGGAGGATTCGGACGAGTGCCGCTGCGTGAGTGGCCGCTGCGTGCCGCGGCCGGGCGGCGCAGTGTGCGAGTGTCCCGGCGGCTTCCAGCTGGACGCCTCCCGCGCGCGCTGCGTCG ACATCGACGAGTGCCGAGAGCTGAACCAGCGCGGGCTACTGTGCAAGAGCGAGCGCTGCGTGAACACTAGCGGTTCCTTCCGCTGCGTCTGCAAAGCTGGCTTCGCGCGCAGCCGCCCGCATGGGGCCTGCGTGCCCCAGCGCCGCCGCTGA